The following coding sequences lie in one Myxococcus xanthus genomic window:
- a CDS encoding S66 peptidase family protein produces the protein MKRPVRWLKPLPLRPRDAVHVVAPSGPFDRPSFEAGLSVIAERYSPVHGPDIFSAHRYLAGDDARRGGELSRALLDRDARGIFIARGGYGSARLLPDLPFADASHAAFVGFSDLTSVHGALQALGRVSFHGPVLTQLGRQPPAVCEYLFRLLESPEAPPPLTGSATYVPGMAEGHLVGGNLSVLSRLIGTSYMPPLDGAVLLLEDVTERPYRIDRMWTHLRLAGVFSRVRGIVLGDFTGCEEKGADYSSADVLRELAREAGLPCAAGFPIGHGDINYPVALGTQVRLDADAARLTFLEGAVRA, from the coding sequence ATGAAGCGCCCCGTGCGCTGGCTCAAGCCCCTTCCGCTCCGTCCTCGCGACGCCGTGCATGTCGTCGCCCCCTCCGGGCCCTTCGACCGCCCGAGCTTCGAGGCCGGCCTGTCCGTCATCGCGGAGCGCTACAGCCCCGTCCATGGCCCCGACATCTTCTCCGCCCACCGCTACCTCGCGGGGGATGACGCGCGCCGGGGCGGGGAGCTGTCGCGCGCCCTGTTGGACCGGGACGCCCGCGGCATCTTCATCGCCCGCGGTGGCTACGGCAGCGCCCGGCTCCTGCCGGACCTTCCCTTCGCGGACGCCTCGCACGCGGCCTTCGTCGGCTTCTCCGACCTCACCTCCGTCCACGGCGCGCTCCAGGCGCTGGGGCGCGTCTCCTTCCACGGGCCCGTCCTCACGCAGCTCGGCCGGCAGCCTCCCGCGGTGTGCGAGTACCTGTTCCGACTCCTCGAGTCCCCCGAGGCGCCGCCCCCGCTGACGGGCTCGGCGACCTACGTGCCCGGCATGGCGGAGGGGCACCTCGTGGGCGGCAACCTGTCCGTGCTGTCGCGCCTCATCGGCACCTCGTACATGCCGCCGCTCGACGGCGCGGTGCTGCTGCTGGAGGACGTCACCGAGCGCCCGTACCGCATCGACCGCATGTGGACCCACCTGCGCCTGGCGGGTGTCTTCTCCCGCGTGCGAGGCATCGTCCTGGGCGACTTCACCGGGTGCGAGGAGAAGGGCGCGGACTACTCCAGCGCCGACGTGCTCCGTGAGCTCGCGCGCGAGGCGGGCCTTCCCTGCGCGGCGGGCTTCCCCATCGGCCACGGTGACATCAACTACCCCGTGGCGCTCGGCACCCAGGTCCGCCTGGACGCGGATGCCGCGCGCCTCACCTTCCTCGAAGGAGCCGTGCGGGCATGA
- a CDS encoding polysaccharide biosynthesis/export family protein produces MNSFRAALTALSLMTLPACFGTSQRPPPPAPTPAAEAEAARSSGGKLGPGDVVEVRVFQEPEHSGTWRLSSEGTIDYPLCGKVPLSGTTPSSAADQLRDCLARYVRRPQVSVLIREYNSQKVFVFGEVQKPGTFPVDNEMSIVQAITLAGGFTKLAAKNNTLVTRVVDGQERKIRVPVEDIGVGREKNFMLQPGDIVFVPESFF; encoded by the coding sequence ATGAACAGCTTCCGCGCCGCCCTCACCGCGCTGTCCCTGATGACGCTGCCCGCCTGCTTCGGCACGTCGCAGCGCCCGCCGCCGCCCGCGCCCACGCCCGCCGCGGAGGCGGAAGCCGCGCGCTCCAGCGGCGGCAAGCTGGGGCCCGGAGACGTCGTGGAGGTGCGCGTCTTCCAGGAGCCCGAGCACTCCGGCACCTGGCGCCTGTCCAGCGAGGGCACCATCGACTACCCGCTGTGCGGCAAGGTGCCGCTGTCGGGGACCACGCCCAGCTCGGCGGCGGACCAGCTGCGGGACTGCCTGGCGCGCTACGTGCGCCGCCCGCAGGTGTCGGTGCTCATCCGCGAGTACAACTCGCAGAAGGTGTTCGTCTTCGGCGAAGTGCAGAAGCCGGGCACCTTCCCCGTGGACAACGAGATGTCCATCGTCCAGGCGATTACGCTGGCCGGCGGCTTCACCAAGCTGGCGGCGAAGAACAACACGCTGGTGACGCGCGTGGTGGACGGGCAGGAGCGCAAGATTCGCGTACCCGTGGAGGACATCGGCGTGGGGCGGGAGAAGAACTTCATGCTCCAGCCCGGCGACATCGTCTTCGTGCCGGAGAGCTTCTTCTAG
- a CDS encoding serine hydrolase domain-containing protein — MSGGTHPIAILQKVLNDACDLGVFPSAQAVVLHRGVQVFGGVAGKVSGDTRFDLASLTKVISTTSLFLRLWTEGKVGPETLVSRYFPGTPVGDAGVTVADLLYHRSGLPPFVPFFAQALTAHPELLDADCPSALRAHVRDEVIQAAAATPLAAEPRTRAAYSDVGFILLGEILSRAAGAPLDTLFSRHVAEPLGLSARFHRLTDFPADTMPAPTGATRPREPAPGQETLWKDVPTQSTRPGEVDDDNAWVMDGVAGHAGLFGTAVDVARFGQAVLDGCAGGAVIAPGPLWHRALATDSKVQASTRSMGFDSPSEGVSSAGHYIGDTPPGAVGHLGFTGTSLWVDLRRSLVVALVTNRVANGRQETRIRDFRPLFHDFVVEALELTETKQGHHG; from the coding sequence ATGAGTGGCGGTACCCACCCCATCGCGATTCTGCAGAAGGTCCTCAATGACGCCTGTGACCTGGGCGTCTTCCCCTCGGCCCAGGCCGTCGTGCTGCACCGGGGCGTCCAGGTGTTCGGCGGCGTCGCGGGCAAGGTCTCCGGCGACACGCGCTTCGACCTGGCGTCGCTCACCAAGGTCATCAGCACCACCTCGCTCTTCCTCCGCCTCTGGACGGAAGGGAAGGTGGGCCCGGAGACGCTGGTGTCCCGCTACTTCCCGGGCACGCCCGTGGGCGACGCGGGCGTCACCGTGGCGGACCTGCTCTACCACCGCTCCGGCCTGCCGCCCTTCGTGCCCTTCTTCGCGCAGGCGCTCACCGCGCACCCCGAGCTGCTGGACGCGGACTGTCCCTCCGCCCTGCGCGCCCACGTCCGCGACGAGGTCATCCAGGCCGCCGCCGCCACGCCGCTCGCCGCCGAGCCCAGGACGCGCGCCGCCTACAGCGACGTTGGCTTCATTCTCCTGGGCGAAATCCTCTCGCGGGCCGCGGGCGCTCCGCTGGACACGCTCTTCTCCCGCCACGTCGCCGAGCCCCTGGGCCTCAGCGCCCGCTTCCACCGCCTCACCGACTTCCCCGCGGACACCATGCCCGCGCCCACCGGCGCCACCCGCCCGCGGGAGCCGGCTCCGGGGCAGGAGACGCTGTGGAAGGACGTGCCCACCCAGTCCACGCGCCCGGGCGAAGTGGACGACGACAACGCCTGGGTGATGGACGGTGTCGCCGGCCACGCGGGCCTCTTCGGCACCGCCGTGGACGTGGCCCGCTTCGGCCAGGCCGTGCTGGACGGCTGCGCGGGCGGAGCCGTCATCGCGCCGGGGCCGCTGTGGCACCGCGCGCTGGCCACGGACTCGAAGGTGCAGGCCAGCACCCGCTCCATGGGCTTCGACTCGCCCTCCGAGGGCGTGTCCAGCGCCGGGCACTACATTGGCGACACCCCGCCGGGCGCGGTGGGGCACCTGGGCTTCACCGGCACCAGCCTCTGGGTGGACCTGCGCCGCTCGCTGGTGGTGGCGCTGGTGACGAACCGCGTGGCCAACGGCCGCCAGGAAACGCGCATCCGAGATTTCCGACCGCTCTTCCATGACTTCGTCGTGGAGGCGCTCGAGCTCACTGAAACGAAGCAGGGACACCATGGCTGA
- a CDS encoding RsmB/NOP family class I SAM-dependent RNA methyltransferase, whose amino-acid sequence MVPALSTVPFDPLSRLRLQPWSALDGLGLVAADAITQVLADSAAERVLDRTLRGHRSLTREQRQALKEAVFNVGLWRRRLRFLLGREDAAPPFLLHALMHGLSGVPAVESAALAGLGDEAPPPLVSALPPTLALRASLPDWLAEHFTREFGPEADDFCAHLNVPGPITLRANVLRTSREALAERLRSEGVETRPGPWSPLALHIEGPRPNLYGLRSLQEGLFEVQDEGSQLLGLLVEARPGETVLDLCAGAGGKTLQLGADMKDSGRLLAYDPDPERLDRLLQRSAQAHLTRVQVLRSLPEGLDADRVLVDAPCSELGSLRRGPDQRFRIQPEVLTRFPALQQDILQRGARLVRPGGRLVYATCTVNRAENEDVVAAFLASRPDFRLVRPGAGWLSDACLRDGFLFVAPHRHGTDAFFAAVLERSAG is encoded by the coding sequence ATGGTGCCCGCTCTGTCAACAGTCCCTTTTGATCCGCTCTCCCGGCTTCGTCTCCAGCCCTGGTCCGCACTCGACGGCCTGGGCCTCGTGGCGGCCGATGCCATCACCCAGGTGCTCGCCGACTCCGCCGCTGAGCGCGTGCTCGACCGTACTCTACGTGGCCATCGCTCCCTGACCCGAGAGCAGCGCCAGGCCCTCAAGGAGGCCGTCTTCAACGTCGGGCTCTGGCGGCGCCGCCTTCGGTTCCTCCTGGGCCGCGAGGATGCCGCCCCTCCCTTTCTGCTCCATGCCTTGATGCACGGCCTCTCGGGCGTCCCGGCTGTGGAGTCCGCCGCCCTGGCCGGGCTCGGGGATGAGGCGCCGCCCCCGTTGGTTTCGGCGCTCCCCCCCACGCTCGCGCTCCGTGCCTCGCTCCCGGATTGGCTCGCCGAGCACTTCACCCGGGAGTTCGGTCCCGAGGCCGACGACTTCTGCGCCCACCTGAACGTCCCCGGGCCCATCACCCTCCGGGCCAACGTCCTGCGCACCTCGCGGGAGGCCCTTGCCGAGCGGCTTCGCTCCGAGGGCGTCGAGACGCGCCCCGGCCCCTGGAGCCCGCTGGCGCTCCATATCGAGGGTCCCCGGCCCAACCTCTATGGCCTCCGCTCCCTCCAGGAGGGGCTGTTCGAGGTCCAGGACGAGGGCAGCCAGCTCCTGGGGCTCCTCGTGGAGGCCCGGCCCGGAGAGACGGTGCTGGACCTCTGTGCTGGCGCGGGCGGCAAGACGCTCCAACTGGGCGCGGACATGAAGGACTCGGGGCGGCTCCTGGCCTATGACCCGGACCCCGAGCGGCTCGACCGGCTCCTCCAGCGCTCCGCCCAGGCTCACCTCACCCGAGTCCAGGTGCTCCGGAGCCTTCCCGAGGGTCTGGACGCGGATCGGGTGCTCGTGGACGCGCCATGCTCGGAGCTGGGCTCCCTGCGCCGGGGCCCCGACCAGCGCTTCCGCATCCAGCCGGAGGTGCTCACCCGGTTTCCGGCGCTCCAGCAGGACATCCTCCAGCGTGGGGCCCGCCTGGTGCGCCCCGGCGGGCGGCTCGTCTATGCCACCTGCACCGTCAACCGCGCGGAGAATGAGGACGTCGTCGCCGCCTTCCTGGCTTCGCGCCCGGACTTCCGCCTCGTACGGCCCGGGGCGGGGTGGCTCTCCGACGCGTGTCTCCGCGACGGATTCCTCTTCGTCGCGCCCCACCGGCATGGCACGGACGCCTTCTTCGCGGCCGTCCTGGAGCGGTCGGCAGGATAG
- a CDS encoding TlpA family protein disulfide reductase: MSRLPFAVVVGALALSGCARAPSIPPPGPEGQGASKRSGLKGSQPLDFQVKRYPGGESYDLASDRGSVVVLDVWATWCEPCKDALPYYQDLANEYAAQGLKVYALNIDEDPRAIPTFLAETKVTLPILLDQNAQVAERTLKVRGMPTTYFIDRKGVVRHVHEGFAEEFLAKYQTELEALLAEPTP, encoded by the coding sequence ATGTCGCGCCTGCCATTCGCCGTCGTCGTTGGAGCGCTCGCGCTGTCCGGCTGTGCGCGCGCTCCCTCCATTCCGCCGCCGGGGCCGGAGGGGCAGGGGGCTTCAAAGCGCAGCGGGCTCAAGGGCTCGCAGCCGCTGGACTTCCAGGTGAAGCGCTATCCCGGCGGCGAGTCATATGACCTCGCCTCGGACCGGGGCAGCGTGGTGGTGCTCGACGTGTGGGCCACCTGGTGCGAGCCCTGCAAGGACGCGCTGCCCTACTACCAGGACCTCGCGAACGAGTACGCGGCCCAGGGCCTGAAGGTGTACGCGCTCAACATCGACGAGGACCCGCGCGCCATCCCCACCTTCCTGGCGGAGACGAAGGTGACGCTGCCCATCCTCCTGGACCAGAACGCCCAGGTGGCCGAGCGCACCCTCAAGGTGCGGGGCATGCCCACCACGTATTTCATCGACCGCAAGGGCGTGGTGCGCCACGTCCATGAAGGCTTCGCCGAGGAGTTCCTCGCGAAGTACCAGACGGAGCTCGAGGCGCTGCTCGCCGAGCCCACCCCGTAG
- a CDS encoding cyclic nucleotide-binding domain-containing protein, with product MEKLSVIAASPLFEMLSSAELGHLAELARARHFAAGDVIFEEGDLGDSLFVVVRGQVEVARRQPQGGLHPLAVLSPPEFFGEMGLIDKDFRSATVRAKTDVDLLQLGAQDLREFRRTHGDGFTFIVVNIARSLSARLREANVRLATKD from the coding sequence ATGGAGAAGCTGTCCGTCATCGCCGCATCGCCGCTCTTCGAAATGCTCTCCTCCGCGGAGCTCGGCCACCTCGCCGAGCTGGCGCGGGCGCGGCACTTCGCGGCCGGGGACGTCATCTTCGAAGAAGGGGATTTGGGCGACAGCCTCTTCGTCGTCGTCCGCGGCCAGGTGGAAGTCGCACGCCGTCAGCCCCAGGGCGGCCTGCATCCGCTCGCGGTGCTGTCCCCACCCGAGTTCTTCGGGGAGATGGGCCTCATCGACAAGGACTTCCGCTCCGCCACCGTGCGCGCGAAGACGGACGTGGACCTGCTTCAGCTCGGCGCGCAGGACCTCCGCGAGTTCCGGAGGACGCATGGAGATGGGTTCACCTTCATCGTGGTGAATATCGCCAGGAGCCTGTCTGCCCGTCTGCGCGAGGCCAATGTTCGTCTCGCGACGAAGGACTGA
- a CDS encoding YybH family protein codes for MSRHSLPFVVLGLMLLPEPLMAQSTSAPAASVRLPDVALPPALDRVLRDYERAWRAGDAAALASLFAEDGFVLQSNRPPVRGRAAIRAAYEGQGGGPLQLRALAFATESTSGYIIGAYGYGNRADDTGKFTLTLRRAPGGPWLIVSDMDNANAPPRQR; via the coding sequence ATGAGCCGCCATAGCCTTCCGTTCGTCGTCCTCGGCTTGATGCTGTTGCCTGAGCCACTTATGGCGCAGAGCACCTCAGCACCTGCCGCATCCGTACGACTTCCCGATGTCGCATTGCCACCTGCGCTGGACCGCGTGCTGCGCGACTACGAGCGTGCATGGCGCGCAGGCGATGCGGCCGCACTTGCCTCGCTGTTCGCGGAGGATGGGTTCGTACTACAGAGCAATCGCCCGCCTGTCCGTGGTCGTGCGGCCATCCGGGCCGCCTATGAGGGCCAAGGAGGCGGTCCATTGCAGCTACGTGCGCTTGCGTTTGCCACCGAAAGCACCAGCGGCTACATCATCGGCGCATACGGTTACGGCAATAGAGCCGACGACACGGGAAAATTCACCCTCACCCTGCGTCGTGCACCCGGTGGGCCGTGGCTGATCGTCTCGGACATGGACAACGCGAACGCACCGCCACGACAGCGGTAG
- the mpl gene encoding UDP-N-acetylmuramate:L-alanyl-gamma-D-glutamyl-meso-diaminopimelate ligase, which produces MADDNGNVLDTLEPGSVRRIHLVGVAGTGMGSFAGMLKAAGYDVTGSDENVYPPMSDMLRTWGIPASTPYRPENLDAAKPDLVIIGNVIRRVNPEATAVRERGLKQMSFPAALGSLFLDRSHSVVVAGTHGKTTTSSLMAHVLVAAGKDPSFLVGGVTQNYAGNYRVGKGAHFVVEGDEYDTAYWDKGSKFLHYRPRTAILTSVEFDHADIFRDLPHYEATFEKFVRLIPQDGQLVVCAAYPNAVKLAREGCPGRVVTYVAKEGADADYTPRNLSFGPDGARFDVVARGEVQGTVQLPMGGAHNVENALAVIAAAQGLGLTFDEIAQGLATFSGVKRRQELRGEPDGVMVIDDFAHHPTAVRETIAAIHHRYPERRLWAIFEPRSNTSRRNIHQEDYAHAFTGAARASLKVPERHDKVPVGEELDVRKLVIDLQAQGIDAEGATDVQVLVDLAAREARPGDVLLVMSNGAFGGFIDKVLAALSARAQKGA; this is translated from the coding sequence ATGGCTGACGACAACGGAAACGTCCTCGACACCCTCGAACCCGGCAGCGTGCGCCGCATCCACCTGGTGGGCGTGGCTGGCACGGGCATGGGCTCCTTCGCCGGCATGCTCAAGGCCGCCGGCTACGACGTCACCGGCAGCGACGAGAATGTCTACCCGCCCATGAGCGACATGCTCCGGACGTGGGGCATCCCCGCTTCCACGCCGTACCGTCCGGAGAACCTGGACGCGGCGAAACCGGACCTCGTCATCATCGGCAACGTCATCCGCCGCGTGAATCCCGAGGCCACCGCCGTGCGCGAGCGCGGTCTCAAGCAGATGAGCTTCCCCGCCGCGCTGGGCTCGCTCTTCCTGGACCGCTCGCACTCCGTCGTCGTGGCTGGCACGCACGGGAAGACGACCACGTCCTCGCTCATGGCCCACGTGCTGGTGGCGGCGGGCAAGGACCCGTCCTTCCTCGTGGGCGGCGTCACGCAGAACTACGCGGGCAACTACCGCGTGGGGAAGGGGGCGCACTTCGTCGTCGAGGGCGACGAGTACGACACCGCGTACTGGGACAAGGGCTCCAAGTTCCTCCACTACCGGCCGCGCACCGCCATCCTCACCAGCGTGGAGTTCGACCACGCGGACATCTTCCGCGACTTGCCGCACTACGAGGCGACGTTCGAGAAGTTCGTCCGGCTCATCCCTCAGGACGGGCAGCTCGTCGTCTGCGCCGCCTATCCCAACGCGGTGAAGCTGGCGCGCGAGGGCTGTCCGGGGCGCGTGGTGACGTACGTCGCGAAGGAGGGCGCGGACGCGGACTACACGCCGCGCAACCTGTCCTTCGGCCCGGACGGCGCGCGCTTCGACGTGGTGGCGCGCGGCGAGGTGCAGGGCACGGTGCAGCTTCCCATGGGCGGCGCGCACAACGTGGAGAACGCACTGGCCGTCATCGCGGCGGCGCAGGGCCTGGGGCTCACCTTCGACGAAATCGCCCAGGGGCTGGCCACCTTCAGCGGCGTGAAGCGCCGGCAGGAGCTTCGCGGCGAGCCGGACGGTGTCATGGTGATTGACGACTTCGCGCACCACCCGACGGCCGTGCGGGAGACCATCGCCGCCATCCACCACCGCTACCCGGAGCGGCGGCTGTGGGCGATTTTCGAGCCGCGCTCCAACACCAGCCGCCGCAACATCCACCAGGAGGACTACGCCCACGCCTTCACCGGCGCGGCCCGCGCCAGCCTCAAGGTGCCCGAGCGCCACGACAAGGTGCCCGTGGGCGAGGAACTGGACGTGCGCAAGCTCGTCATCGACCTCCAGGCCCAGGGCATTGACGCCGAGGGTGCCACGGACGTGCAGGTCCTGGTGGACCTGGCCGCCCGCGAGGCCCGTCCCGGCGACGTGCTGCTGGTGATGAGCAACGGGGCCTTTGGTGGTTTCATCGACAAGGTGCTCGCGGCTCTCTCGGCCCGTGCGCAGAAGGGAGCCTGA
- a CDS encoding inositol monophosphatase family protein, translated as MSQDSPDSLRRTAEEGARLAGRILADRFLGERTIEFKGGIDLVTDADKASEEALLAFIRERHPDHAILAEESGATQGTDSLRWLVDPLDGTTNYSHRVPHFCVSVAVEGPGGVLAGVVYDPMLDELFSAARGQGATLNGRPLRASTVSSLDRALLCTGFPYDVRERPDGPVGLFTRLILHAQGMRRTGSAAMDLAYVAAGRFDGFFEFGLKPWDIAAGSLLVEEAGGVIRHISGEPFDVLRGDVIASAPALAPALLSEAKHFVDGLREQPPRG; from the coding sequence ATGTCCCAGGACTCGCCCGACAGCCTGCGCCGCACCGCCGAGGAGGGCGCCCGGCTCGCTGGCCGCATTCTCGCGGACCGGTTCCTGGGCGAGCGCACCATCGAGTTCAAGGGTGGCATCGACCTGGTGACGGACGCGGACAAGGCCTCCGAGGAAGCGCTGCTGGCCTTCATCCGCGAGCGCCACCCCGACCATGCCATCCTCGCGGAGGAGAGCGGCGCCACGCAGGGCACCGACAGCCTGCGCTGGCTGGTGGACCCGCTGGACGGCACCACCAACTATTCGCACCGCGTGCCGCACTTCTGCGTCAGCGTGGCGGTGGAGGGCCCCGGCGGCGTGCTGGCCGGCGTCGTCTATGACCCGATGCTGGACGAGCTGTTCTCCGCCGCGCGCGGGCAGGGCGCCACGCTCAACGGCCGTCCGCTGCGCGCCAGCACCGTGTCCTCGTTGGACCGGGCGCTGCTCTGCACGGGCTTCCCCTACGACGTGCGCGAGCGCCCGGATGGGCCGGTGGGCCTCTTCACCCGCCTCATCCTCCACGCGCAGGGCATGCGCCGCACGGGCAGCGCCGCCATGGACCTGGCCTACGTGGCCGCGGGCCGCTTCGACGGCTTCTTCGAGTTCGGCTTGAAGCCGTGGGACATCGCCGCGGGCTCGCTGCTGGTGGAGGAGGCGGGCGGCGTCATCCGCCACATCTCCGGCGAGCCCTTCGACGTGCTGCGCGGTGACGTGATTGCCTCCGCGCCCGCGCTGGCCCCGGCGCTGCTGTCCGAGGCGAAGCACTTCGTGGACGGGCTGCGCGAACAGCCTCCGCGCGGCTGA
- a CDS encoding IS5 family transposase (programmed frameshift), whose amino-acid sequence MVRELVPDAFWQRVAPLLPPPRPKKKLGRPRADDRAALEAIVFVLRSGIPWEMLPRKQLGLSGMTAWRRLEEWTRAGVWEKLQERLLDELGLRGKVDFSRASIDSSSVRASKRGPFTGPSPTDRAKAGSKHHLLVEAHGLPFTESVTAANVHDTHELFPLVDSVPAVRMPSGQRRFRPAKLHGDKAYASRKNRSGLRLRGIAARIARPGVESKERLGRYRWVVERTLAWKNQLRRLRVRDERRDDVHFGFLVLGCCIMLLRRLCPGKG is encoded by the exons ATGGTCCGCGAACTCGTTCCCGACGCCTTCTGGCAGCGCGTGGCGCCGCTGCTGCCTCCGCCTCGGCCCAAGAAGAAGCTGGGTCGTCCTCGTGCGGACGACAGGGCGGCGCTTGAGGCCATCGTCTTCGTGCTTCGAAGCGGCATCCCGTGGGAGATGCTGCCTCGCAAGCAGCTCGGCCTGTCAGGCATGACGGCCTGGCGCAGGTTGGAGGAGTGGACCCGGGCCGGCGTGTGGGAAAAGCTCCAGGAGAGGCTACTGGATGAGTTGGGGCTTCGCGGCAAGGTGGACTTCTCCCGCGCCTCCATCGACTCCTCGTCCGTGCGGGCGTCAAAAAGGGGGCCCT TCACGGGCCCAAGCCCGACGGATAGAGCGAAGGCGGGTAGCAAGCATCATCTTCTCGTAGAGGCCCACGGCCTGCCTTTCACCGAGTCGGTGACAGCAGCCAACGTGCACGACACGCACGAACTCTTCCCGCTCGTCGACTCCGTGCCCGCAGTGCGGATGCCTTCTGGGCAGCGCCGCTTTCGCCCGGCAAAACTCCACGGCGACAAGGCGTACGCCTCCAGGAAGAACCGGAGCGGGCTTCGCCTGCGCGGCATCGCCGCTCGCATCGCACGTCCGGGGGTTGAGTCCAAGGAGCGGTTGGGCCGCTACCGTTGGGTGGTGGAGCGCACCTTGGCGTGGAAGAACCAACTGCGCCGCCTTCGTGTCCGCGACGAGCGCAGGGATGATGTTCACTTCGGCTTCCTCGTCCTTGGCTGCTGCATCATGCTCCTCCGTCGCCTCTGTCCTGGTAAAGGGTGA
- a CDS encoding UPF0489 family protein, translating into MREVDFSQLKADDEFLSDLGADVWLMDNHRWAFLVWTRFGRERGIERFSLIHADHHWDGVNDFYEREEERARLLAADLVEIEAMVRNKEFIQFDSFIAPAVIRKLVTEVHFFCRQTDTEVGLDEQLLIATGARQYVHNDPGQLASVRFEDPIIFDLCLDLFNRTNKWATGDLWTDDEIDGFLQNVRPVIERADLVTVSLSFDYSGTAADTRHLAGLVVPRIVQWRSTHNC; encoded by the coding sequence ATGAGGGAAGTCGACTTCAGTCAACTCAAGGCCGATGACGAATTTCTGTCGGACCTCGGAGCGGACGTGTGGCTCATGGATAATCATCGCTGGGCATTCCTCGTTTGGACGCGCTTCGGCCGTGAGCGCGGGATCGAACGCTTTTCACTAATCCATGCTGACCACCATTGGGATGGTGTCAATGACTTTTATGAACGCGAGGAAGAGCGAGCCAGACTTCTAGCCGCCGACCTCGTGGAGATCGAGGCGATGGTTCGCAACAAAGAGTTCATTCAGTTTGACTCGTTTATCGCGCCAGCCGTGATCCGAAAGCTCGTGACAGAGGTGCACTTCTTTTGCAGGCAGACGGACACTGAGGTGGGCCTTGATGAACAGCTGCTCATCGCCACAGGAGCCCGCCAATACGTTCACAACGACCCCGGCCAGCTTGCCTCGGTCCGGTTCGAAGATCCCATAATCTTCGACCTTTGCCTTGACTTGTTCAATCGAACGAACAAGTGGGCAACCGGGGATCTCTGGACCGACGACGAGATTGATGGCTTTCTTCAGAATGTTCGCCCCGTCATCGAACGTGCTGACCTTGTAACGGTGTCGCTTTCATTTGACTACTCGGGTACCGCCGCCGATACGCGTCACCTCGCCGGGCTCGTTGTTCCACGAATAGTGCAATGGCGGTCCACGCACAATTGCTGA